The Anaerolineae bacterium genome includes a window with the following:
- a CDS encoding stage 0 sporulation protein gives MPPIVGIRFRSVGRVYHYDAPSCPDLQVGEFVLVETQYGLQVGEVVQRLEPPPEPPEEGWREVLRRASAADLTLRRLIQQKEAAALVNCRAKAAALGGYEGVKFVAAEISLDERFLTILYNIEEGRPEMRPLLHAMRRLYPKMKVDFRRIGPRDVAKLLGGMGACGMEERCCSRFLTEFSPISIKMAKAQGISLTPTEITGMCGRLRCCLIYEYEIYVEAHKTLPKLKKRVKTPEGEGKVVDLYPLKQVVVVELDGMRREFHRDKLEPWDENEAQRRATLPPCANGDCPRRLDNGAQPVGS, from the coding sequence GCTTCCGTTCCGTTGGGCGGGTTTATCATTACGATGCGCCTTCCTGCCCCGACCTGCAGGTCGGCGAGTTTGTGTTGGTCGAGACGCAGTACGGCCTGCAGGTCGGGGAGGTGGTGCAGCGTTTGGAGCCCCCACCGGAGCCGCCGGAGGAGGGGTGGCGGGAGGTGTTGCGCCGCGCCTCGGCCGCGGATCTGACCCTGCGCCGACTCATTCAACAAAAGGAGGCCGCCGCCCTGGTCAACTGCCGGGCCAAGGCGGCCGCGCTGGGCGGCTACGAGGGCGTCAAATTCGTGGCGGCCGAAATTTCGCTGGACGAGCGTTTTCTCACCATCCTTTACAACATCGAGGAAGGCCGACCGGAAATGCGCCCGCTCCTTCATGCCATGCGGCGGCTTTACCCTAAAATGAAGGTGGATTTTCGGCGCATCGGCCCGCGGGATGTGGCCAAACTTTTGGGTGGGATGGGCGCCTGCGGCATGGAAGAGCGCTGTTGCTCGCGTTTTCTCACCGAGTTCAGCCCCATCTCCATCAAAATGGCCAAGGCCCAGGGCATTTCCTTGACCCCCACAGAAATTACCGGCATGTGTGGCCGGTTGCGGTGTTGCTTGATTTACGAATACGAAATTTATGTGGAGGCCCACAAGACCCTGCCGAAACTCAAGAAACGGGTAAAGACTCCCGAGGGCGAGGGGAAAGTGGTGGACCTGTATCCGCTCAAGCAGGTGGTTGTCGTCGAACTGGATGGTATGCGGCGAGAGTTCCATCGGGATAAACTGGAGCCCTGGGACGAGAACGAGGCCCAACGGCGGGCCACACTGCCCCCTTGTGCCAACGGCGATTGCCCCCGGAGGTTGGACAACGGGGCCCAACCCGTTGGGTCGTAA